From one Candidatus Brocadiaceae bacterium genomic stretch:
- a CDS encoding 1-deoxy-D-xylulose-5-phosphate reductoisomerase, whose product MTGAAAARNVVVLGSTGSVGSQALSVVRSMGGRVRVVGLSGGSRWRDLAAQAREFGVEAVSVADREDALRLRDALDGCGTEVLWGAEGLRRLAGWGGADVVLSAVSGGVGLPAAVAALEAGKTLALANKEAMVMFGPALMALAREGGGAILPVDSEHSALFQLLRSVPPEEVARIVLTASGGPFRGMTRSELTRVTAEDALRHPTWQMGRKITVDSATLMNKALEIIEARWLFGLPADRIGVVIHPQSVVHCLVELVDGSVLAHMGAPDMRLPIQYALSYPERTAGPVERLDLARLGGLEFCEPDFATFPALALGYRVAREGGTSGAVLSAANEVAVAAFLNGEVSLPGVVDVVEDVMDRHSVEPAAGLAAVMAADRWAREEAQSCLHRP is encoded by the coding sequence ATGACGGGGGCGGCTGCGGCCAGGAACGTGGTCGTTCTGGGCAGCACCGGCTCGGTGGGCTCCCAGGCGCTCTCGGTGGTGCGCAGCATGGGCGGCCGCGTGCGCGTCGTCGGGCTCTCCGGCGGTTCGCGCTGGCGCGACCTGGCGGCGCAGGCGCGGGAGTTCGGCGTCGAGGCCGTCTCGGTGGCGGACCGCGAGGACGCCCTTCGCCTGAGGGACGCGCTGGACGGCTGCGGCACCGAGGTGTTGTGGGGCGCCGAGGGGCTGCGACGGCTGGCCGGCTGGGGCGGGGCCGACGTGGTGCTGAGCGCCGTGAGCGGTGGGGTGGGCCTGCCGGCGGCCGTGGCGGCCCTGGAGGCGGGCAAGACGCTGGCGCTGGCGAACAAGGAGGCCATGGTCATGTTCGGCCCCGCGCTGATGGCGTTGGCGCGGGAGGGCGGCGGGGCGATCCTGCCCGTCGACAGCGAGCATAGCGCGCTCTTCCAGCTCCTGCGGTCCGTTCCGCCGGAGGAGGTGGCCCGAATCGTGCTGACCGCCAGCGGCGGGCCGTTCCGCGGCATGACGCGGTCCGAGCTGACCCGGGTGACCGCCGAAGACGCGCTGCGGCATCCCACCTGGCAGATGGGGCGGAAGATCACGGTGGACAGCGCCACGCTGATGAACAAGGCGCTGGAGATCATCGAGGCGCGCTGGCTGTTCGGGCTGCCGGCCGACCGCATCGGGGTGGTCATCCATCCACAGTCGGTCGTGCACTGCCTGGTGGAGTTGGTGGACGGGTCGGTGCTGGCGCACATGGGGGCGCCGGACATGCGCCTGCCCATCCAGTATGCGTTGAGCTACCCCGAGCGCACGGCCGGCCCGGTGGAACGGCTGGACCTGGCGCGGCTCGGCGGTTTGGAGTTCTGCGAGCCGGACTTCGCGACCTTCCCCGCGCTGGCGCTCGGCTACAGGGTGGCGCGTGAGGGCGGGACGAGCGGGGCGGTCCTGAGCGCCGCCAACGAGGTGGCCGTCGCTGCGTTTCTCAACGGCGAGGTCAGCCTGCCCGGCGTCGTCGACGTTGTGGAGGACGTGATGGACCGGCACTCCGTGGAACCGGCGGCCGGACTGGCGGCCGTGATGGCGGCCGACCGGTGGGCTCGAGAGGAGGCACAGAGTTGTTTGCATCGGCCCTGA
- the ispG gene encoding flavodoxin-dependent (E)-4-hydroxy-3-methylbut-2-enyl-diphosphate synthase, translating to MRTCGAGGRGGTAGGFDFGGETAYNRRRWRVRGRRSVVGPSSHPRGYRRVIELRVTSAGRRPTRPAKCGGVLIGAGAPVSVQSMTTTPTERADLTLGQIEELAALGCEIIRCAVPNRRAVDGLRRITQASPLPVVADIHFDHHLALAALEAGAHGVRINPGNMRDQEGLRAFYRAAARAGAKVRIGVNSGSIRPRRGLEVDPGAPADDMAGLMVETVLDYCRAAEAEGLANIVLSLKASDVPTTVAAYRRAAGCCDYPLHVGVTAAGPPRTSTVKSAVGIGTLLAEGIGDTIRVSMTGPPHEEVRTGIAILEALELRRPEGPEVISCPTCARCEIDLPALVDEISDAVRGLPGGLRIAVMGCVVNGPGEAAEADVGVAGGRDFGYVFRDGRRVRKAPAGELARALLEELERLRAARAEGRP from the coding sequence ATGCGAACGTGCGGCGCCGGAGGCCGGGGCGGCACGGCGGGCGGTTTTGATTTCGGCGGTGAGACGGCGTATAATCGACGCAGGTGGCGTGTGCGCGGCCGCAGGTCGGTGGTCGGTCCGTCTTCCCATCCCCGAGGGTATCGCCGAGTGATCGAGCTGCGAGTCACGAGTGCCGGACGCCGTCCGACACGCCCTGCGAAGTGCGGTGGTGTGCTGATCGGCGCCGGGGCGCCGGTCAGCGTGCAGTCGATGACGACGACGCCGACAGAGCGGGCCGACCTCACGCTGGGGCAGATCGAGGAACTGGCCGCGCTCGGCTGCGAGATCATCCGGTGCGCGGTGCCCAACCGGCGGGCCGTCGACGGCCTCCGGCGCATCACGCAAGCCTCGCCGCTGCCGGTGGTTGCGGACATCCACTTCGACCACCACCTGGCCCTGGCCGCGCTGGAGGCCGGTGCGCACGGCGTGCGCATCAACCCGGGCAACATGCGCGATCAGGAGGGCCTACGGGCGTTCTACCGGGCGGCCGCGCGGGCCGGGGCGAAGGTGCGCATCGGCGTCAACTCGGGGTCCATCCGGCCGCGCCGGGGCCTGGAGGTCGACCCCGGGGCACCCGCCGACGACATGGCGGGGCTGATGGTCGAGACGGTGCTCGATTACTGCCGCGCGGCCGAGGCGGAGGGGCTCGCCAACATCGTGCTGAGCCTGAAGGCGAGCGACGTGCCCACGACGGTCGCCGCCTACCGGCGCGCGGCCGGCTGCTGCGATTACCCCCTGCACGTGGGGGTCACGGCGGCCGGGCCGCCGCGCACGAGCACCGTCAAAAGCGCTGTCGGGATTGGGACGCTCCTGGCCGAAGGCATCGGCGACACCATCCGCGTGTCGATGACCGGCCCTCCGCACGAGGAGGTACGGACGGGCATCGCCATCCTGGAGGCCCTGGAGCTGCGCCGGCCGGAGGGGCCGGAGGTTATCTCCTGCCCGACCTGCGCGCGCTGCGAGATCGACCTGCCGGCGCTGGTGGACGAGATCAGCGACGCCGTGCGCGGGCTGCCGGGCGGGCTGCGCATCGCGGTGATGGGCTGCGTGGTCAACGGACCGGGCGAGGCGGCGGAGGCCGACGTGGGCGTGGCCGGCGGCAGGGACTTCGGCTACGTGTTTCGGGACGGGCGCCGGGTGCGGAAGGCGCCGGCCGGCGAGCTGGCGCGTGCCCTGCTGGAGGAGCTGGAGCGCCTGCGCGCGGCGCGCGCGGAGGGGCGGCCATGA
- a CDS encoding PhoU domain-containing protein yields the protein MSPARNSTAHPGEVPAVKQQVVALGNMAESLLAATLVALLDGDASAVDRLREEDYRTHEQWIEVDKLCTKLLMAGPQDGGQVRFLSAAVKIAGTFKRIGDQALRIADAVRSGDPARMSAARAASSVPRLAELAQGLLGGCIAALVEGDPDRATELHGTFRSLSALHSRAVHSLMDGVGSGQVEAAAGAGLAAIALRLEHIGRESLEGATQVRHFYLRNHVAEGC from the coding sequence ATGAGCCCGGCCCGCAACAGCACGGCGCACCCCGGCGAGGTGCCGGCCGTCAAGCAGCAGGTGGTGGCGCTCGGCAACATGGCCGAGTCGCTGCTGGCTGCCACGCTGGTGGCGCTCCTGGACGGGGACGCCTCCGCCGTGGACAGACTGCGGGAGGAGGACTACCGGACGCACGAGCAGTGGATCGAGGTCGACAAGCTCTGCACGAAACTCCTCATGGCCGGGCCGCAGGACGGCGGGCAGGTGCGCTTCCTGTCGGCGGCCGTGAAGATCGCCGGGACCTTCAAGCGCATCGGCGACCAGGCCCTGCGGATCGCCGACGCCGTGCGCTCCGGCGACCCCGCCCGCATGAGCGCCGCCCGGGCGGCCTCCTCGGTGCCGCGCCTGGCGGAACTCGCCCAGGGCCTGCTGGGCGGCTGCATCGCGGCGCTGGTGGAGGGCGACCCCGACCGCGCAACGGAACTGCACGGGACGTTCCGATCGCTGTCCGCCCTGCATTCCCGGGCCGTGCACTCGCTCATGGACGGCGTGGGCAGCGGGCAGGTCGAGGCGGCGGCCGGCGCCGGACTGGCCGCCATCGCGCTGCGCCTCGAACACATCGGCCGGGAGTCCCTGGAGGGCGCCACACAGGTGCGGCACTTCTACCTGCGCAACCACGTCGCCGAGGGTTGTTGA
- the purQ gene encoding phosphoribosylformylglycinamidine synthase I, which yields MPVNVLILRTAGTNCDRETEFAFQLAGARTTSLHVNALRADPSELDRHHVLTIPGGFSYGDDLGAGQVLANELLAGLREPLERFLKAGKLVLGVCNGFQVLVKTGLLPGLERWRRQATLTSNDSHTFEDRWTYLTAPESRCALFEAGERLYLPVAHAEGKFVVERPEVLDELRRNGQIVCRYTDAQGAAGGYPWNPNGSMDDIAGICDPTGRIVGMMPHPERHCLPLQDPRWPREGLKEVGEGLRVFRRAVEFARRELGG from the coding sequence ATGCCCGTCAACGTGCTCATTCTGCGAACGGCCGGGACCAACTGCGACCGGGAGACGGAGTTCGCGTTTCAACTGGCCGGCGCCCGCACGACCTCCCTGCACGTCAACGCCCTGCGGGCCGATCCGTCCGAGCTGGATCGGCATCACGTCCTGACCATCCCCGGCGGGTTCAGCTACGGCGACGACCTGGGCGCCGGGCAGGTGCTGGCGAACGAGCTGCTGGCCGGTCTGCGCGAGCCGCTGGAGCGGTTCCTGAAGGCCGGCAAGCTCGTACTCGGGGTCTGCAACGGCTTCCAGGTGCTCGTCAAGACCGGCCTGCTGCCCGGGCTGGAGCGGTGGCGGCGGCAGGCGACGCTGACGTCCAACGATTCCCACACGTTCGAAGACCGGTGGACCTACCTGACGGCGCCCGAGAGCCGGTGTGCGCTCTTCGAGGCGGGCGAGCGCCTCTACCTGCCGGTGGCCCACGCCGAGGGGAAGTTCGTCGTCGAACGCCCCGAGGTGCTGGACGAACTGCGGCGCAACGGGCAGATCGTCTGCCGCTACACCGATGCGCAGGGCGCGGCCGGCGGCTATCCCTGGAACCCCAACGGGTCGATGGACGACATCGCCGGCATCTGCGATCCGACGGGGCGCATCGTCGGGATGATGCCGCACCCGGAACGCCACTGCCTGCCGTTGCAGGACCCGCGCTGGCCGCGCGAGGGGCTCAAGGAGGTAGGGGAGGGCCTGCGCGTCTTCCGCCGGGCCGTGGAGTTTGCGAGGCGCGAGCTGGGCGGATAG
- a CDS encoding YraN family protein — translation MALRHLPGILKRLLGGPDAPPDPRAALGRRGEQAAARLLRRTGYRILERNFRTPRGEIDLVAFRRGTLVFVEVRSQTQPAPFDPIYTITPQKQARVVRAAHAYLAGHAGRHPDTALRFDVVTVLFAPDGARQEIRHVEGAFEARIPRRRSS, via the coding sequence ATGGCCCTCAGACACCTGCCGGGGATCCTGAAACGCCTTCTCGGCGGGCCCGACGCCCCGCCCGACCCGCGGGCCGCGCTCGGACGTCGCGGGGAGCAGGCCGCCGCGCGCCTGCTCCGGCGCACGGGCTATCGCATCCTGGAGCGCAACTTCCGCACGCCTCGCGGCGAGATCGACCTGGTCGCCTTCCGCCGCGGCACGCTCGTGTTCGTCGAGGTCCGCTCGCAGACGCAGCCGGCCCCGTTCGACCCGATCTACACGATCACGCCGCAGAAGCAGGCACGCGTCGTGCGCGCGGCGCACGCCTACCTGGCCGGGCACGCAGGGCGGCACCCGGACACCGCCCTGCGGTTCGACGTCGTGACGGTCCTGTTCGCGCCGGACGGCGCCCGGCAGGAGATACGCCACGTCGAGGGCGCCTTCGAGGCCCGCATCCCCCGGCGCAGGTCCTCGTAG
- a CDS encoding DUF4236 domain-containing protein, which produces MGFRFFRRVKIAPGVRLNIGKTGVTPSFGVRGARVTLGRKGARATVGLPGTGLSYTRVFGTKRAQRSRQAPKASPAPQPENKLDLNFFQRLTTPRSERAFVDGCKAYVAGDVDKASAELRSATHLADASFLAGFLAMQADRLEEAAEHLQRAETQHASLGRHFEKYGLQMELALSITEFLVAHVRPCRRGVLLGLAEVYQAQDRVEDALACLQRLRREAPEDVVVRASVVELMLEGAPGDKRRARQVLEIAGTVDNESSAHAALMLYKAQALRTLGLHAAARDQLTAAGRRRKDRDDELLRAIRYERACVYEDLGQAAQARREFEKLYAEDPSLEDVAERLGL; this is translated from the coding sequence ATGGGATTTCGTTTCTTTCGCCGGGTGAAGATCGCCCCGGGTGTGCGGCTGAACATCGGCAAGACGGGCGTCACGCCCTCGTTCGGAGTGCGCGGCGCGCGTGTCACGCTGGGCCGCAAGGGCGCCCGGGCGACCGTGGGCCTGCCGGGCACGGGCCTGTCGTACACCCGGGTCTTCGGGACGAAACGCGCTCAGCGGTCCCGGCAGGCCCCCAAGGCGTCGCCGGCGCCGCAGCCGGAGAACAAACTCGACCTGAACTTCTTCCAGCGGCTGACCACGCCCAGGTCGGAGCGGGCGTTCGTCGACGGCTGCAAGGCGTATGTCGCCGGCGACGTCGACAAGGCCTCGGCGGAACTGCGCAGTGCGACGCACCTGGCCGACGCCTCGTTCCTGGCCGGTTTCCTGGCGATGCAGGCGGACCGCCTGGAGGAGGCCGCTGAGCACCTGCAGCGGGCGGAGACGCAGCACGCCTCGCTCGGCCGCCACTTCGAGAAGTACGGCCTGCAGATGGAGCTGGCGCTGTCGATCACCGAGTTCCTGGTCGCACACGTCCGGCCGTGCAGGCGCGGCGTCCTGCTGGGCCTCGCCGAGGTCTACCAGGCGCAGGACCGGGTGGAGGACGCCCTGGCCTGCCTCCAGCGGCTCCGGCGGGAGGCGCCGGAGGACGTCGTGGTCAGGGCATCGGTGGTCGAACTCATGCTGGAGGGCGCGCCCGGCGACAAGCGGCGGGCCCGGCAGGTCCTGGAGATCGCCGGCACCGTGGACAACGAGTCGTCCGCCCACGCCGCGCTGATGCTCTACAAGGCCCAGGCCCTGCGCACGCTGGGTCTGCACGCGGCCGCACGCGACCAGCTCACGGCCGCCGGCCGCAGGAGGAAGGACCGGGACGACGAGCTGCTGCGCGCCATCCGCTACGAGCGGGCGTGCGTCTACGAGGACCTGGGCCAGGCGGCCCAGGCCCGCCGGGAGTTCGAGAAGCTCTACGCCGAGGATCCGTCTCTGGAGGACGTCGCCGAACGCCTCGGCCTCTGA
- a CDS encoding methyltransferase domain-containing protein: MDDREVGRYWNRNADGWTRLARAGWDVYRDQFNTPAFMAMLPDVTGLVGLDIGCGEGHNTRLMAKRGARMTAIDIAERFIQHAREAEEAEPLGIDYHLASALELPFPAEAFDFAAATVSLMDVPETDKALAEAFRVLKPGGFLQFSITHPCFDTPHRRNLRDEAGRTYAIEVGDYFRNLEGSVSRWLFQAAPAEEKKGIPDFETPVFHRTLSQWLNMLIDAGFVPERVEEPRPSDEVVERCPAVQDAQVVAYFLHVRVRKPGLPMLGPDLSQNEEERIA; this comes from the coding sequence ATGGACGATCGGGAGGTCGGGCGATACTGGAACCGCAACGCGGACGGCTGGACCCGCCTGGCGCGCGCCGGCTGGGACGTCTACCGGGACCAGTTCAACACCCCGGCGTTCATGGCGATGTTGCCGGACGTCACGGGCCTGGTGGGCCTGGACATCGGATGCGGCGAGGGCCACAACACGCGCCTGATGGCGAAGCGCGGCGCCCGCATGACCGCGATCGACATCGCCGAGAGGTTCATTCAGCATGCTCGGGAGGCGGAGGAAGCCGAGCCGCTGGGCATCGACTACCATCTGGCCAGTGCCCTTGAACTGCCGTTCCCGGCCGAGGCGTTCGACTTCGCCGCCGCCACCGTCAGCCTGATGGACGTCCCCGAGACGGACAAGGCGCTGGCCGAGGCGTTCCGGGTCCTGAAGCCCGGCGGCTTCCTCCAGTTCTCGATCACGCACCCGTGTTTCGACACGCCGCACCGACGCAACCTGAGGGACGAGGCCGGAAGGACCTACGCGATCGAGGTGGGGGACTACTTTCGAAACCTGGAGGGTAGCGTGAGCCGGTGGCTCTTCCAGGCCGCGCCTGCCGAGGAGAAGAAGGGGATCCCGGACTTCGAAACGCCGGTGTTTCATCGAACGCTGAGCCAGTGGCTCAACATGCTGATCGACGCCGGCTTCGTTCCGGAGCGCGTGGAGGAGCCGCGTCCGAGCGACGAGGTCGTCGAGCGGTGCCCCGCCGTGCAGGACGCGCAGGTCGTGGCCTACTTCCTGCACGTGCGCGTGCGCAAGCCGGGGCTGCCGATGCTGGGACCGGACCTCTCACAGAACGAAGAGGAACGCATCGCGTAG
- a CDS encoding phosphoribosylanthranilate isomerase: protein MVKVKICGITSATDALMAAAAGADAIGFNFFPGGPRYIAPRDVVPIRMSLPPFLTTVGVFVDAEVDAVRRTMEECGLDYAQLHGHETPGKVGRLQDLRLIKAIHLRSEDDLRMLEKYPVAAYLLDAFVQGVPGGTGRVVDWDLARTAASRAKVVLAGGLTPANVALAVEAARPFAVDVASGVEEAPGVKSRRLVSEFILAAKSVVL from the coding sequence ATGGTGAAAGTGAAGATCTGCGGCATCACCAGCGCCACCGATGCGCTCATGGCCGCTGCGGCCGGAGCGGACGCGATCGGCTTCAACTTCTTCCCCGGCGGTCCCCGCTACATCGCCCCGCGCGACGTGGTGCCCATCCGCATGTCGCTGCCCCCGTTCCTGACGACCGTCGGCGTGTTCGTGGATGCGGAGGTCGACGCCGTGCGCCGGACCATGGAGGAGTGCGGGCTGGACTACGCCCAGCTCCACGGGCACGAGACCCCCGGCAAGGTCGGGCGTCTGCAGGACCTGCGCCTCATCAAAGCCATCCACCTGCGGAGCGAGGACGACCTGAGAATGCTGGAGAAGTACCCGGTCGCCGCCTACCTGCTGGACGCGTTCGTCCAGGGCGTGCCCGGGGGGACGGGCCGCGTCGTCGACTGGGACCTGGCCCGCACGGCCGCCAGCCGCGCCAAGGTGGTCCTGGCCGGCGGCCTGACGCCGGCCAACGTGGCGCTGGCGGTGGAGGCGGCCCGGCCGTTCGCCGTCGACGTGGCCAGCGGCGTCGAGGAGGCGCCCGGCGTGAAGTCCCGCCGGCTGGTGTCCGAGTTCATCCTCGCTGCCAAGAGCGTGGTGCTGTGA
- a CDS encoding prolyl oligopeptidase family serine peptidase, with translation MSPVPADRIARVRQTLRLAACVLLSAAALGAAPDDGLLAAAERLQSLAPGIAAQTDRLVRECPDLYALAMLKIEKARIAMSRPGPSAAAHREAHGYLAEALALWEPLLAGERPELPPHGLVERAYFAENDLSAQPYVVFAPEGYDGSEPYGLFVFLHGYSPGLDKANWVDLMYSPAKETLARETRCLVMLPFARGNTDFQGAGEDDVLRAIGEVKRNYNVDEDRVFLSGISMGGMGVWTIGAHNPHLFAALIPIASRGDFYMWKGIERGSLPAWKARLADGEFGAELLPNFTHLPCVIVHGTDDWVMPMRQSERMHALLEAAGVQSTLVKVEGATHYTWADLLLAPEVIECLKGARRRADPRRVAFRTFTLKHARAYWAEVTAIEDWSRPAEVECELDAAGQALNVRTGNVAGLRLQPPAPQRAAHGRMDVTWNGQKVQPRLAQDGRIELGAPTGGEQKRPGLCGPIREAYAAPFRIVLPADPEAPAHAAALQTARDWLYFAQDPPPLVPAGAVTDEMMGECNLVLFGPPEENELVARIAPHLPIGLGEGRYLIDGRSYDAAHYGLCVVHPNPLAPERLVVIHVGPAWGSGLAPNHKYDMLPDFVVFTPETDRDGTDSNRAVCAGFFDQHWRVSASSTWHAPEP, from the coding sequence GTGAGCCCCGTCCCTGCCGACCGGATCGCCCGCGTTCGACAGACGCTCCGTCTGGCCGCCTGCGTCCTGCTGTCGGCCGCAGCGCTGGGCGCCGCGCCGGACGACGGCCTGTTGGCAGCGGCCGAACGCCTTCAGTCCCTGGCACCCGGGATCGCCGCCCAGACCGACCGGCTCGTGCGCGAGTGCCCCGACCTCTACGCCCTGGCCATGCTGAAGATCGAGAAGGCCCGGATCGCCATGTCCCGCCCCGGGCCATCCGCCGCCGCCCATCGCGAAGCGCACGGCTACCTGGCCGAGGCGCTGGCGCTCTGGGAGCCGCTGCTGGCCGGGGAACGCCCCGAGCTGCCCCCGCACGGCCTGGTCGAACGCGCCTACTTCGCCGAGAACGACCTCTCGGCTCAGCCCTACGTCGTGTTCGCCCCCGAGGGCTACGACGGCAGCGAGCCATACGGGCTGTTCGTCTTCCTTCACGGCTACTCGCCCGGCCTGGACAAGGCCAACTGGGTGGACCTGATGTACTCCCCGGCCAAGGAGACGCTGGCGCGCGAGACGCGCTGCCTGGTGATGCTGCCCTTCGCGCGCGGCAACACGGACTTCCAGGGGGCCGGCGAGGACGACGTGCTGCGGGCCATCGGCGAGGTCAAGCGCAACTACAACGTCGACGAAGACCGCGTGTTCCTCAGCGGCATCTCCATGGGCGGCATGGGAGTCTGGACGATCGGCGCGCACAATCCGCACCTGTTCGCCGCGCTGATCCCCATCGCGAGCCGCGGGGACTTCTACATGTGGAAGGGCATCGAGCGCGGCAGCCTGCCCGCCTGGAAGGCCAGGCTGGCCGACGGCGAGTTCGGCGCGGAACTGCTGCCCAACTTCACGCACCTGCCCTGCGTGATCGTGCACGGCACCGACGACTGGGTGATGCCCATGCGGCAGTCCGAGCGCATGCACGCGCTGCTGGAGGCCGCCGGCGTGCAGTCCACGCTGGTGAAGGTCGAAGGGGCCACGCACTACACCTGGGCCGACCTGCTGTTGGCCCCCGAGGTGATCGAATGCCTCAAGGGCGCCCGCCGCCGCGCCGACCCGCGCAGGGTCGCCTTTCGCACCTTCACCCTCAAGCATGCACGCGCCTACTGGGCCGAGGTGACGGCCATCGAGGACTGGAGCCGCCCCGCCGAAGTGGAGTGCGAGCTGGACGCCGCCGGCCAGGCGCTGAACGTCCGCACCGGCAACGTGGCCGGCCTGCGCCTGCAGCCGCCGGCGCCTCAGCGCGCCGCCCACGGACGCATGGACGTGACCTGGAACGGGCAGAAGGTCCAGCCGCGCCTCGCACAGGACGGCCGCATCGAACTCGGCGCCCCGACCGGTGGGGAGCAGAAGCGCCCGGGACTGTGCGGCCCGATCCGCGAGGCCTACGCCGCGCCGTTCCGGATCGTCCTGCCCGCCGACCCGGAGGCGCCCGCGCACGCGGCGGCGCTGCAGACGGCCCGGGACTGGCTGTACTTCGCGCAGGACCCGCCGCCGCTTGTCCCTGCCGGCGCGGTCACCGACGAGATGATGGGTGAGTGCAACCTGGTCCTGTTCGGTCCGCCGGAGGAGAACGAACTGGTGGCCCGCATCGCCCCCCACCTGCCGATCGGGCTGGGCGAGGGGCGCTACCTGATCGACGGCCGCTCCTACGACGCAGCGCACTACGGGCTGTGCGTCGTCCACCCGAACCCCCTGGCCCCGGAGCGCCTGGTGGTCATCCACGTCGGCCCGGCGTGGGGCAGCGGGCTGGCACCCAACCACAAGTACGACATGCTGCCGGACTTCGTGGTCTTCACGCCCGAGACGGACCGCGACGGCACGGACTCCAACCGCGCCGTCTGCGCCGGCTTCTTCGACCAGCACTGGCGGGTCAGCGCGTCCTCCACCTGGCACGCCCCGGAGCCGTAG
- the rny gene encoding ribonuclease Y — protein sequence MIAGLAGAAVAGYLICHFVSKLAEKGALQVRARILEDAHADAERIRHEMELEARQEIVQRREEFEGEVRQTRNELRQTERRLDKREDGLDEKELLLGKKEKFLETGEKNVAEKRRELTELEEKLRRQEEQMREELHRISRLSAEEAKRILLESLQKEVESEATDMVNDLIGRAQRKAKAEAQRVVVEAIERCAAETTGEATVCTVELPSDDIKGRIIGREGRNIRSFEKAVGVDVIVDDTPGVVVLSSFDSVRREAARLAMQRLVADGRIHPGRIEEVVTQAQADVERIINETGEEVCYELDVANIAEPLKRLLGRLRFRTSFGQNVLDHSRQVCELAGLMAAELSLDVTLARRCGLLHDIGKAMDQHHEGSHAALGAEEAKRRKESNVVVNAIAAHHEEEAPQSLYAGLVMAADAISASRPGARRETLERYIKRLERLENLATQHGGVQRAFAIQAGREVRILVDAKKVTDQSAARLSQDIAHEIEDELQYPGEIVVTVIRESRFQGVAH from the coding sequence ATGATTGCGGGTCTTGCGGGGGCAGCCGTCGCCGGCTACCTGATCTGTCACTTCGTGAGCAAGCTGGCCGAGAAGGGCGCCTTGCAGGTGCGTGCGCGGATCCTGGAGGACGCCCACGCGGACGCCGAGCGGATCCGGCACGAGATGGAGCTGGAGGCGCGCCAGGAGATCGTGCAGCGCCGCGAGGAGTTCGAGGGCGAGGTCCGACAGACCCGCAACGAGCTGCGCCAGACCGAACGGCGCCTGGACAAGCGCGAGGACGGGCTTGACGAGAAGGAACTGCTCCTGGGCAAGAAGGAGAAGTTCCTGGAGACGGGCGAGAAGAACGTGGCCGAGAAGCGCCGCGAGCTGACCGAGCTGGAGGAGAAGCTCCGCCGCCAGGAAGAGCAGATGCGGGAGGAGTTGCACCGGATCAGCCGCCTGTCGGCCGAGGAGGCCAAGCGCATCCTGCTCGAGAGCCTCCAGAAGGAGGTGGAGAGCGAAGCCACCGACATGGTCAACGACCTGATCGGGCGAGCCCAGCGCAAGGCCAAGGCCGAGGCGCAGCGCGTCGTCGTCGAGGCGATCGAGCGTTGCGCGGCGGAGACGACCGGCGAGGCCACCGTCTGCACCGTCGAACTGCCCAGCGACGACATCAAGGGGCGCATCATCGGCCGCGAGGGGCGGAACATCCGCTCCTTCGAGAAGGCGGTCGGCGTGGACGTGATCGTGGACGATACCCCGGGCGTGGTCGTCCTGAGCAGCTTCGACAGCGTCCGGCGCGAGGCCGCGCGTCTGGCCATGCAGCGGCTGGTGGCCGACGGTCGCATCCATCCGGGGCGCATCGAGGAGGTGGTGACCCAGGCCCAGGCGGACGTGGAGCGGATCATCAACGAGACCGGCGAGGAGGTCTGCTACGAACTGGACGTGGCGAACATCGCCGAGCCCCTCAAGCGTCTGCTGGGCCGGCTGCGGTTCCGCACCAGCTTCGGCCAGAACGTGCTGGACCATTCCCGGCAGGTTTGCGAGCTGGCCGGGCTGATGGCGGCCGAACTGAGCCTGGACGTGACCCTTGCCCGCCGGTGCGGCCTGCTGCACGACATCGGCAAGGCCATGGACCAGCACCACGAAGGCTCGCACGCCGCCCTGGGCGCCGAGGAGGCCAAGCGCCGCAAGGAGTCGAACGTCGTCGTCAACGCCATCGCCGCCCACCACGAGGAGGAGGCGCCGCAGTCGCTCTACGCGGGCCTGGTGATGGCCGCCGACGCCATCAGTGCCAGCCGGCCGGGGGCGCGGCGCGAGACCCTGGAACGCTACATCAAGCGGCTGGAGCGGCTGGAGAACCTGGCGACCCAGCACGGCGGCGTGCAGCGCGCGTTCGCCATCCAGGCGGGGCGCGAGGTGCGGATCCTGGTCGACGCCAAGAAGGTCACCGACCAGTCGGCCGCGCGCCTCTCGCAGGACATCGCCCACGAGATCGAGGACGAGCTGCAGTACCCGGGCGAGATCGTGGTGACCGTCATCCGCGAGTCGCGTTTCCAGGGCGTGGCGCACTGA